The following nucleotide sequence is from Salinigranum halophilum.
CAGCCTCGGCCTCCCGGTCAGGCTTGTCCACCTCGTCGGTTCCGTCCGTCGCGTCGGCCTCGTCCGCCTCCTCGCCCGTCGTGACGTCCCCGAACGTGTCTTCGTCGGTCGCGTCCGTCGCCCCGTGTCCACCCTCGTCGGCCGGCGCGTCGGCAGTCGACGGTTCGGCCGCCTCGTCGCTGTTGAGCCCGATTCCCATCCCCCCGGTGAGGCCGTCGTACCGGTCCGGGTCGGTGTCCGGCCCGGTCGCGGCCTCGGTGCCGGGGTCCTCGGTGGATTCGTCGGCTGCCGCCCCGAACGTCACGCTCTCCTGGTCGGGGGCGTCGGCGTCGACTCCCCCCGCCTCGGCACTGTCACCGTCCGCGCCGGCGACGTCGCCGCGGCCCGCCCCATCGGGGAGGTCGGTGACGGTGACCTCGACGGCGTTGACGGCGTAGATGCCGACCTCGTCGGCGGCGCGGTCGAACGCCTCGTCGCCGGTGACGAGGCGCTCGCTCGCCCCGACGTAGGCGACGCTCATCGACCGACCGCCGTGGTAGACGACGTAGTAGTCGCCCGAGAGGACGTTCTCCGACAGTTCGACGTAGCCGGTGAACTTCCCCGACGAGAGCGTCCGGTCGACCTCCCGGAGCGAGGTCTCCTCGGAGTAGTACTTCGCGCGGGTCTCGCCGCCGGTCTCCTGCATCGCGAAGAGCAGCGGGAGCGCGGGGTCGGGAGCCCGGTAAACGGTGACGTCGCCGCCCTCGAAGTCCTCGAGTGTCCCGTCGAAGAGCCCGACGACGCGGCCGTTGAGGAGGAACGCCCACGCGGCACCCGCCGTCACCGCGCCGGAGAACTCGTCGCGAGCGAGCGACGGGAGGTCGCCAGCCCCCCGTCCCGTGACCGTCTCCCACCCGGTCACTCTGTCGACGATTAGTGAGTCCATTTGGCACAGTTTCGCGGTAAACGCGTGAAATACTTTCCCCCGTTCTCTCGTCCGTGATAACGACCCTCGTCCGCAGTGGGTGTTTTCGTCGCGCTCGTCGCGCCCGTCGGCTCGCTCGCGTGACTGCTCAGCCGGACGCGTCGGTCTCGGCGTCGCCGCCGTCCCCGTCGCTCCCGGCGTGCTCGTCGACGTAGCGTAGTTCGACGACGCGGCGTTCTCCGTCGACGTACTTGTACCGGACCCCGTCCTCCTCGTCTTCGGCCTGCCGGTGAGAGCCGTCGCAGAACGGCCGGTTCGCGCTGAGTCCACACCGACAGATGGCGACGTCGCCGTACTTCTCGTCGATGTCCTCGGCGGTGAGTCGGTACGGTCCGTCGGCGGTGTGGGTGACCTCTCGTGACACGGTCGCTGGTGCGACCAGCAGCGAGTTAGTCGTTTGGCCGTCCGCCACGACGCCACAGCACGCTCGCGGCGAGGACCAGGAGGTAGGTGAGAAGCGCCGCGACGAGCGCCGTGAGCACCCACGGGCCGACGAGGAGCGCGAGGCCGACCCCGCCCACGAGGCCGACTACGACGGCCGTCGCCTGCACCGCTCGCCGTCCCCAGACGGCTCGGACCCACGCCGACCGGAGCGACAAGAGGAGTTCGGCGACGACCGTCGCGGCGGCACCGGCCGCCAGCGCCGTCGGTGTGACCGGTGCGCCGACGAGAAACGCCGCGCTCGCGACTCCCCCGAGCACGACCCCGGTCAGCGCGGCGTCACGCCGCGCGCTCGCGTCGCCGTCGGCCATACTGGTCGGTGGGACGGTGTGCTTTTATCCCCCGCGGGTCGAAGCCGGTGGTATGTCGCAGGCCAGCGTCGACGGTGCCCTCACCGAGGCCCGTCGGCGTGCCCTCCTGTACCTCGGCGTCGCCGCCGCGGCGATGTTCGTGTACGCGCTCCTCTACCAGTACGGGATGCGGACCCTCGAGGGTGTCGACGTCGGCTACGTCGAGTCCCTGCACGTCGTCGTCGAGACGTTCACCACCACCGGTTACGGCGAGGACGCCGCCCGCTGGTCGACGAACGGGATGTTCCTCCTGATGATGGTGATGCAGTTCACCGGGGTGGCGCTCATCTTCACGACGCTCCCGCTCTTTCTGGTTCCACTCGTCGAAGAGTCGCTCCGGACCGCGCCGCCGACGGCGACGTCGCTCACCGACCACGTCGTCATCTGCGAGTTCACCCCCCGAGGCGACACGCTCGTCGGGGAACTGGAATCGATGGGCACCGACTACGTCATCGTCGAATCCGACCGCGAGGTCGCCCGCGAACTCGTCGACGACGGGTACGCCGTCGTCCACGGCGACCCCGAATCGGTCGGTGACCTCACCGCGGCCAACGCGGACGAGGCGGTCGCCCTGGTCGCCGACGCGGACGACGAGACGAACGCGAGCATCATCCTCTCGGCGAAGCAGGTCGACCCCGACATCCGCGTCATCAGCCTCATCGAGAACGCCGACCTCGCCGACTACCACCGGTACGCCGGCGCCGACCGGATCGTCTCCCCGCGCCGACTCCTCGGCGACAGCCTCGCGAGCAAGGCCGCGACCTCCATCTCGACGGACCTCGGCGACGCCGTGGAGATCGCCGAGGACTTCGAGGTCGTCGAACTGCTCGTCCAGCAGGGGGCCGAGGTGGAGGGAAAGACCATCGCCAACTCGGGCATCGCCGCCGAACCCGGCGTCACCATCATCGGCGCGTGGTTCCGCGGCGAGTTCGTCTCCCCGCCGCCGCCCGAGGAGGTCATCGACGAACACACCATCCTGCTCGTGACGGGCCGCGAGCCGCAGCTCGACCGGCTGAAGGAGCTCACCCTCTCGGAGGCCCGCCGCTACCGCCGGGGGACGGTCGTCGTCGTCGGCAACGGCGAGGTCGGCTCGACGGCGGCCGACGCGCTGGCGGCCGCGGAGGTTCCGACGGTCGTCGTCGACCTCGAGGAGGGACCCGGCGTCGACGTCGTCGGCGACATCACCGACAGACAGACCGTCCAGAAGGCGGACGTCGAGAACGCCCGTAGCGTCGTCCTCGCGGTCGACAACGACACCACGGCGGTGTTCGCGACGCTCGTCATCAACCAGGTCGCGCCGGGTATCGAGGTCATCGCCCGGGCGAACGAGGCCGAGAGCATCCCCAAGCTCTACCGCGCCGGCGCGGAGTACGTCCTCGCGCTGGCGACCGTCTCCGGTCGGTTGCTCGCCTCGAACCTGCTCGACGAGGAGGTCATCGCGCCGGAGGCACAACTGGAGATCGTCCGGACGACCGCCCCGGCGCTCACGGGGAAGACGCTCGCGCAAGCCGACGTCCGCGCGCGAACGAACTGCACCGTCGTCGCCGCCGAGCGCGACGGCGAACTCATCACCGAGGTCGGACCGGACTTCGTCGTCCGAACGGGCGACACGCTCGTCGTCGTCGGCCCCGACCGCGACGTCAACCGGTTCAACGAGATCGTCAGTTGACGGCGACAGGGGCAGGCGTGGCGTTCAACGAGCGGGCTGACACACTGTGCGTGGGGGGTGCTGGGGCTGGTTCGGTGAGCGCACGACTGCCGCGCCCGTGCGCGGTGCGGTCTGCTTGTTTGCCCTGGCCGACTCCTCGGGAATCCGACGCGCTGCCGACATCAAGTACACTCACTTCACTGCACACGAGTCCGGGAGTCGCACGGCAGAAGAGCCCACACCGTCCAGTGCGTCACCGACCGCGAGAAAACCAGTCCGAACCCACTCGACCGCGATTATGCGACTTCCGCGCCGACGTAGAGGACGACGACGAGGAACACCCAGACGACGTCGACGAAGTGCCAGTACATCGAGGCGGTCGAGACGGAGACGTGCCGTTCCGCGGAGTACTGCCCGAGCAGGGCGCGGACGAAGACGATGCCGAGGATGACGGCACCGAGCGTGACGTGCAGGCCGTGCAGCCCCGTCAGACCGAAGAACGCCGACGAGTAGATGCCGGAGGTGAGCGTGAATCCTTTCCCGATGATGAACTCGTAGTACTCCAGCACCTGCCCGCCGATGAAGACGACGCCCAGGAGGAGCGTTACGGCGAGGCCGAGGATGAAGTTCCGGCGGTCCTCGTTGCGGATGGCGACGTGCGCCCAGTGGAGCGTGAACGAAGAGGCCACCAGCAACGCCGTGTTGGCGATGACGAGTGAACTCGTCAGTGGCGGGAGCTCCTGGGGCGGCCACGTCCCCGCGCGGATGAAGAAGTAGTACGTGAACACGGCACCGAACGTCGCGAGTTCGGAGCCCAGGAACGCGATCATCCCCCACCGGAGCTTGGTCTCGGAGTGGTGGTCGATACCGCGGTCCCAGAAGTGGACGACGAAGGCGTGGTAGAGCCAGCCGTAGATGCCGACGAGGAACAGGCCGATGGAGCCGACGGTGACGCCGGGACCGAGCATCGGGCCGACGATGGAGCTCTCTCCCTGTCCCATGATGTACAGCGCGGCACCGACGTAGATGCCCGCGCCGCCGAGCGCGGTGACGAAGGGCCACCAGCTGGCTTCACCGAACCCCCGGGGCCAGTCCTCGACGGCCGGGAGGTGGTGACCACCGTGACCGTGGTCGTCGTGTTCTTCCAGACTCATGGCCGCCAGTTACGATTCGACTGGTAAAAATCCACCCAAACGACCGCCGAGTCGCAACCTACTCTTTCCCCCACCCCCAACCGCGCGTATGGAGCGTCTCTTTCGCGTCGCGTCCGGCGGTCCTGGGGCCCGCCGTCCCGCGGCCCGCTGGTTCGCAACCGCGTTCGTCGCGCTCGTCGCGCTGGTCGCGACTGCGGGCGTCGCGGCCGCCCACGGCGGGGCCGTCCGCGGGGCCGCCCGCGAGTCGCTCGCCGTCCCCACCTGGCTGTTCCTCCTCACGGGCGGGGGCGTCGTCGGCGCGTCGTTCCTCCTCGCGAGCTTCGTCACCGACCGGGCGTTCATCGCCAGCATCCACGCCTGGCGTCGCGCGCTCCCGGCACCCGCTCGTCTCCTCTCTCGACTCGGACAGGTGGCCGGCGTCGTCTCCCTCGTCGCCGTGGTCGTCCTCGGCTTCGTCGGGCCGGACACGCCGACCCGGAACCTCGCCATCCTCGTCGTCTGGGTCGGCTGGTGGGGGGGGTACGTCGCCTCGACGTACCTCGTGGGCAACACCTGGCCGAGCGTCAACCCCTTCCGGACGCTGGCCTCCCCCCTCCCGTCGCTCGACCGGCCGTACCCCGAGCGCTTCGGCACGTGGCCGAGCGTGGTCGGGTTGCTCGCGCTCGTCTGGCTCGAGGTCACCTCCCCGCTCGCGGAGGACCCCGTCCTCCTGTCCACCGTCGTCGTCGCGTACACGGTCGTCACTCTCACGGGTGCGGTCGTCTTCGGCACCGACACGTGGTTCTCGATGGCCGACCCGCTCTCGCGGGCACTGCGGTACTACGGTCGCGTCGCCCCCGTCGAACGGACCGACGAGGGACTGCGCCTCCGGCTTCCCGGCGCGGCGCTGTCGGAGACGCGACTCGTCACCGGCCGCGACGAGGTGGCGTTCGTCGTCGCCATCCTGTTCGTGACGACCTACGACGGCCTCATCGCGACGGAGCTCTGGGCCGGCGTCGTCCGGACCGTCGTCGGCGTCGGCGTTCCGCCGCTCGTGGTCTACCTCGGCGCGTACCTCGCCGGCTTCGGCCTCTTCCTCGTCGCCTACGACCTCGCGACCGCCGCGGCCCGACGGACGTGCGACACCTATCTCTCCGCCGCCGAACTCGGCCGGCGGTTCGCTCCCGCGCTCCTCGCCATCGCCGCCGGCTACCACCTCGCGCACAACCTCGGCACCGTCCTCACACTCACACCGACGTTCCTCCAGGTGCTCGCCGCGCCGCTGTCGCCGCCGGCGAACCCGACGGTGCTGGTCGTCCCCGGGTGGTTCACCGCGCTCGACCTCGGGTTCGTCCTCGCGGGCCATCTGGTCGCCGTCTGGGTCGCCCACGCGACGGCCTACGACCTCTTCCCCAGTCGGCTCCAGGCCGTCCACAGCCAGTACGGCGTCACCGCGGTCATGATCGCGTACACGATGGTGAGCCTCTGGGTCATCGCCGAACCGTTCGTCGCCCCACCGTTCCTCTCCACCTGAGATGTCCTCGAACACCCAACCGCCGACGGATGCCGCATCGCCAGTCGAACCGACGACGAGAGCCGAGGCGACGGCGTCGCCACGGACCACCGTCGAAACCGACGTTCCCGAGGGGGGGCCGGTGTATCGCTGTGCGTACTGCGGCCGCCCCTTCACCGAGGAGTCGTACCTCGTCTTGCACCGCGGACTCGCCCACGGCGACGTCGTGACCGCGGACGAGCGCGAGGCGTTCGAGGCGGCCTACGCGGAGGAGAACGCGTCGCTCCGGCGGTTCCGTATCATCGCGCTCGGGCTCTTGGTCCTCCTCTACTTCGGCTTCCTCTTCGTCTTCGCCGTCGTGACGTGAGGCTGTCGGCGACGCCGAGCCCGAGACGTCGGTCACTCA
It contains:
- a CDS encoding cytochrome c oxidase subunit 3, which encodes MSLEEHDDHGHGGHHLPAVEDWPRGFGEASWWPFVTALGGAGIYVGAALYIMGQGESSIVGPMLGPGVTVGSIGLFLVGIYGWLYHAFVVHFWDRGIDHHSETKLRWGMIAFLGSELATFGAVFTYYFFIRAGTWPPQELPPLTSSLVIANTALLVASSFTLHWAHVAIRNEDRRNFILGLAVTLLLGVVFIGGQVLEYYEFIIGKGFTLTSGIYSSAFFGLTGLHGLHVTLGAVILGIVFVRALLGQYSAERHVSVSTASMYWHFVDVVWVFLVVVLYVGAEVA
- a CDS encoding DUF7410 domain-containing protein, with protein sequence MSSNTQPPTDAASPVEPTTRAEATASPRTTVETDVPEGGPVYRCAYCGRPFTEESYLVLHRGLAHGDVVTADEREAFEAAYAEENASLRRFRIIALGLLVLLYFGFLFVFAVVT
- a CDS encoding CDGSH iron-sulfur domain-containing protein, producing the protein MSREVTHTADGPYRLTAEDIDEKYGDVAICRCGLSANRPFCDGSHRQAEDEEDGVRYKYVDGERRVVELRYVDEHAGSDGDGGDAETDASG
- a CDS encoding potassium channel family protein, whose translation is MSQASVDGALTEARRRALLYLGVAAAAMFVYALLYQYGMRTLEGVDVGYVESLHVVVETFTTTGYGEDAARWSTNGMFLLMMVMQFTGVALIFTTLPLFLVPLVEESLRTAPPTATSLTDHVVICEFTPRGDTLVGELESMGTDYVIVESDREVARELVDDGYAVVHGDPESVGDLTAANADEAVALVADADDETNASIILSAKQVDPDIRVISLIENADLADYHRYAGADRIVSPRRLLGDSLASKAATSISTDLGDAVEIAEDFEVVELLVQQGAEVEGKTIANSGIAAEPGVTIIGAWFRGEFVSPPPPEEVIDEHTILLVTGREPQLDRLKELTLSEARRYRRGTVVVVGNGEVGSTAADALAAAEVPTVVVDLEEGPGVDVVGDITDRQTVQKADVENARSVVLAVDNDTTAVFATLVINQVAPGIEVIARANEAESIPKLYRAGAEYVLALATVSGRLLASNLLDEEVIAPEAQLEIVRTTAPALTGKTLAQADVRARTNCTVVAAERDGELITEVGPDFVVRTGDTLVVVGPDRDVNRFNEIVS